One Camelina sativa cultivar DH55 chromosome 3, Cs, whole genome shotgun sequence genomic window carries:
- the LOC104777786 gene encoding peroxisome biogenesis protein 3-2-like, whose amino-acid sequence MDFVRGFWRKHRRKVLVTAGCLGSGYLLYKLYNSHTRKLADLERELAHQRENDEFIKNQMKAHFENIQLIVDSTTLPHAMQYLSIRISEEIDVSDVMERLDKGKGMLSSSEKLQFWDELKILSFTRMVLSLWSVTLLSLYIRVQVNILGRHLYVDTARALGSSRLLEDLDLIDRNDEQKYLSSADFLVTNAMPGLISDMQDAVREVLKGKQLKDVITTRVLQETVMRVMDVFMSTGSPHHWVDYLMMPQDTSGSSDEAMSKFQQLMVETREVLISTEFTDIVEISLKCFTDALVEEMETQTIAGGLVTGKPLAKVLPQIEKTMHVITAEPSKNRFLHLIKDLPEVKLFFTLLYANMPQ is encoded by the exons ATGGATTTCGTCAG gggtttttggaggaagcATAGAAGGAAGGTTTTGGTGACGGCTGGTTGTTTAGGAAGTGGTTATTTGCTCTACAAACTATACAATTCCCATACTCGTAAGCTTGCTGATTTGGAAAGAGAACTCGCTCACCAGCGTGAAAATGACGAATTCATTAAAAACCA AATGAAGGCACATTTCGAGAATATTCAGTTGATTGTGGATTCGACCACACTGCCTCACGCAATGCAGTATTTGAGTATTCGTATAAGCGAGGAGATTGATGTCTCTGATGTTATGGAGAGACTGGACAAAGGGAAAGGAATGTTGAGTTCTTCCGAGAAGCTTCAGTTCTGGGACGAGCTCAAGATTTTGA GTTTCACGAGGATGGTTTTGTCTCTGTGGTCTGTGACATTGCTTAGCTTATACATTAGGGTTCAAGTCAACATTTTAGGCAGACATTTGTATGTTGACACCGCACGAGCTCTTGGCAGCTCTCGTTTACTT gaagatttagATCTCATTGATAGAAATGATGAACAGAAGTATTTGTCAAGTGCTGATTTTCTTGTCACCAATGCAATGCCAGGTTTGATTTCAGATATGCAGGATGCAGTCAGGGAAGTTCTTAAAGG AAAGCAGTTAAAAGATGTAATTACCACAAGAGTTCTTCAAGAAACTGTGATGCGGGTTATGGATGTGTTTATGAGCACTGGAAGTCCACATCACTGGGTTGATTATTTAATGATGCCTCAAGACACAAGTGGCTCTTCGGATGAAGCTATGTCCAAGTTTCAACAACTCATGGTTGAGACCCGAGAAGTACTCATCAG CACTGAATTCACAGATATAGTGGAAATTTCGCTCAAGTGTTTTACAGACGCGTTGGTAGAGGAAATGGAAACGCAGACTATAGCAGGCGGTTTGGTTACAGGGAAACCATTGGCAAAGGTCTTACCACAGATTGAGAAGACAATGCATGTGATTACAGCTGAACCAAGCAAGAACCGGTTCTTACACCTCATCAAAGATCTGCCTGAAGTTAAActcttttttactcttttataCGCTAATATGCCGCAATAG
- the LOC104777784 gene encoding receptor for activated C kinase 1B, producing the protein MAEGLVLKGTMCAHTDMVTAIATPIDNSDVIVTSSRDKSIILWKLTKEDKSYGVAQRRMTGHSHFVQDVVLSSDGQFALSGSWDGELRLWDLATGESTRRFVGHTKDVLSVAFSTDNRQIVSASRDRTIKLWNTLGECKYTITEGDGHSDWVSCVRFSPNTLVPTIVSASWDKTVKVWNLQNCKLRNTLAGHSGYLNTVAVSPDGSLCASGGKDGVILLWDLAEGKKLYSLEAGSVIHSLCFSPNRYWLCAATENSIRIWDLESKTVVEDLKVDLKVEAEKSDGAVGIGNKTKVIYCTSLNWSADGNTLFSGYTDGIIRVWGIGRY; encoded by the exons atggCTGAAGGACTCGTGTTGAAAGGCACAATGTGTGCCCACACCGATATGGTCACGGCCATCGCCACGCCGATCGACAACTCCGACGTTATCGTCACTTCGTCTCGTGACAAATCAATCATCCTCTGGAAACTCACAAAGGAAGACAAGTCTTACGGTGTTGCTCAGCGTAGGATGACTGGTCACTCTCACTTCGTTCAAGACGTTGTTCTCTCCTCCGATGGACAATTCGCTCTCTCCGGAAGCTGGGACGGTGAGCTTCGTCTCTGGGATCTCGCAACCGGTGAGTCAACTCGTCGTTTCGTTGGTCACACGAAAGATGTTCTCTCTGTAGCTTTCTCTACTGATAACCGTCAGATCGTGTCTGCTTCTCGTGATCGTACGATTAAGCTTTGGAACACACTTGGTGAGTGCAAGTATACCATCACTGAAGGTGATGGTCACAGTGATTGGGTTAGCTGTGTGAGGTTTAGTCCTAACACGCTTGTGCCAACCATTGTATCTGCTTCTTGGGATAAGACTGTGAAGGTGTGGAATCTTCAGAATTGTAAGCTTAGGAACACTCTTGCTGGTCACTCTGGTTACCTTAACACCGTGGCTGTGTCACCTGATGGTTCTCTATGTGCCAGTGGTGGGAAAGATGGTGTGATCTTGCTTTGGGATTTGGCTGAAGGGAAGAAGTTGTATTCTCTTGAGGCTGGCTCTGTTATTCATTCTCTTTGCTTCAGTCCCAATAGGTACTGGTTGTGTGCAGCAACAGAGAATAGCATTAGGATTTGGGATCTTGAGAGCAAGACTGTTGTTGAGGATCTCAAGGTTGATCTCAAGGTTGAGGCTGAGAAGTCTGATGGTGCTGTTGGTATCGGAAACAAGACTAAG GTGATCTACTGCACGAGCTTGAACTGGAGTGCAGATGGAAACACTTTGTTCAGTGGCTACACTGATGGGATTATCAGGGTTTGGGGTATTGGTCGttattag
- the LOC104777788 gene encoding lysine histidine transporter-like 1, protein MYIQMTDGVPPPPEQSSLDHRIDDLDRQKEIDDWLPITSSRNAKWWYSTFHNVTAMVGAGVLGLPYSMAQLGWGPGITVLILSWVITLYTLWQMVEMHEMVPGKRFDRYHELGQFAFGERLGLYIIVPQQIVVEVGVCIVYMVTGGQSLKKFHELVCQDCSPIRLSFFVMIFASSHFVLSHLPNFNSISGISLVAAIMSLSYSTIAWTATAAKGVQEDVQYGYKSGTPASTVLSFFTGLGGIAFAYAGHNVVLEIQATIPSTPNKPSKGPMWRGVVVAYVVVALCYFPVALVGYGVFGNAVLDNVLMSLETPVWAIAAANLFVVMHVIGSYQIFAMPVFDMVETFLVKKLNFKPSTILRFIVRNVYVALTMFIAIMIPFFGGLLAFFGGFAFAPTTYFLPCIMWLIIYKPKRFSLSWWTNWVCIVLGVILMILSSIGGLRQIIIQSKDYTFFS, encoded by the exons ATGTATATTCAGATGACTGACGGAGTTCCTCCTCCACCGGAGCAAAGTTCGTTAGACCACCGG ATCGACGACCTTGATAGACAGAAAGAGATCGACGATTGGCTTCCGATAACTTCATCGAGAAACGCGAAATGGTGGTACTCCACGTTTCACAATGTGACTGCCATGGTTGGAGCCGGCGTCCTTGGTCTCCCTTACTCCATGGCCCAGCTCGGATG GGGACCAGGCATAACAGTGTTGATACTATCATGGGTAATAACACTCTACACATTATGGCAAATGGTGGAGATGCACGAGATGGTTCCTGGAAAGCGCTTTGACCGTTACCACGAACTTGGCCAGTTTGCGTTCGGCGAACGTCTTGGCCTTTATATCATTGTTCCTCAGCAAATCGTTGTCGAA GTTGGAGTGTGCATAGTTTATATGGTAACCGGAGGACAATCATTGAAGAAGTTTCATGAACTCGTCTGTCAAGATTGCTCACCAATCAGACTTTCTTTCTTCGTGATGATATTTGCTTCTTCTCATTTCGTTTTATCTCATCTTCCAAACTTCAATTCCATCTCGGGTATCTCTCTTGTCGCCGCCATCATGTCTCTTAG TTATTCGACAATTGCTTGGACAGCAACAGCCGCCAAGGGCGTTCAAGAAGATGTTCAATATGGTTACAAATCAGGCACGCCCGCATCAACAGTCTTAAGTTTCTTTACGGGGCTTGGGGGCATTGCGTTTGCTTATGCAGGTCACAATGTGGTCCTTGAGATCCAAGCAACGATACCTTCTACTCCAAATAAACCTTCGAAAGGTCCTATGTGGAGAGGGGTCGTGGTGGCTTACGTGGTCGTGGCCTTGTGTTATTTCCCGGTTGCTTTGGTTGGATACGGCGTTTTTGGAAACGCTGTTTTGGATAACGTTTTGATGTCGCTTGAAACGCCCGTTTGGGCCATCGCAGCCGCTAACTTGTTCGTCGTCATGCATGTCATTGGTAGTTACCAG ATATTCGCAATGCCGGTTTTCGACATGGTGGAGACATTTCTGGTTAAGAAACTGAATTTCAAACCATCTACAATTCTTCGTTTCATTGTACGAAATGTTTATGTTG CTTTAACGATGTTCATTGCGATAATGATACCGTTCTTTGGTGGCCTTCTCGCTTTCTTTGGAGGATTCGCGTTTGCTCCGACAACGTATTTC CTTCCTTGCATAATGTGGCTGATAATCTATAAACCAAAGAGGTTTAGCCTGTCTTGGTGGACAAATTGG GTATGTATAGTGCTTGGAGTTATTCTGATGATCTTATCATCGATAGGGGGATTAAGGCAAATCATTATTCAATCCAAAGATTacactttcttctcttga
- the LOC104777789 gene encoding DExH-box ATP-dependent RNA helicase DExH3-like: MPRPNSNDSLSSDYGKYENPETVMQNSLARERILRPRSLQLRSKQQQWVDSPEGQKMVEFRKTLPAYKEKDALLKAIAANQVVVVSGETGCGKTTQLPQYILESEIEAARGASCSIICTQPRRISAISVSERVAAERGEQIGESVGYKVRLEGMRGRDTRLLFCTTGVLLRRLLVDRSLKGVTHVVVDEIHERGMNEDFLLIVLKDLLPRRPDLKLILMSATLNAELFSSYFGGAPAMHIPGFTYPVRAHFLEDFLEKTGYRLTAYNQIDDYGEEKTWKMQKQAQFKKRKSPISSAVEDALEAADFKGYNFRTRDSLSCWSPDSIGFNLIENVLCHIVKGERPGAVLVFMTGWDDINSLKNQLEAHSLLGDTNKVLLLACHGSMASSEQRLIFDRPPEGIRKIVLATNMAETSITINDVVYVIDCGKAKETSYDALNNTPCLLPSWISKAAARQRRGRAGRVMPGECYHLYPRCVYDAFADYQQPELLRTPLQSLCLQIKSLRLGSISEFLSRALQPPEALSVQNAVEYLKIIGALDDDENLTALGKNLSVLPVEPKLGKMLILGAIFNCLDPVMTVVAGLSVRDPFLMPFDKKDLAETARSKFSGRDYSDHLTLVRAYNGWKAAERTQSGYEYCWKNFLSSQTLKAMDSMRKQFFNLLKEASLIDNIEGCSKLSHDDHLVRSIICAGLFPGICSVVNKEKSITLKTMEDGQVLLYSSSVNGNVPMIPFPWLVFNDKVKVNSVFLRDSTAVSDSVLLLFGDKISSGGFDGHLKMLGGYLEFFMKPTLAYTYLSLKRELDELIQNKLVNPKLDIQPYDKLMTAIRLLVSEDQCEGRFVYGRKALSPTPTKKLKEVGTQLQNSGGENNKNQLQTLLARAGHGTPVYKTRQLKNNQFRAMVTFNGLDFMGKPCGSKKNAEKDAAHEALLWLQGESKSSLNDLNHMSMLLKKNKSKKPARASSAKWG, from the exons ATGCCTAGGCCAAATAGTAATGATAGTTTGTCATCCGATTATGGAAAATATGAGAACCCAGAGACAGTGATGCAAAATAGTCTTGCAAGGGAAAGAATACTCCGTCCAAGAAGCTTACAACTGAGGAGCAAGCAACAGCAATGGGTG GATTCTCCAGAAGGCCAGAAAATGGTAGAGTTTCGCAAAACCCTTCCTGCTTACAAAGAGAAAGATGCACTACTGAAAGCCATTGCAGCAAACCAG GTCGTAGTGGTTTCTGGAGAAACTGGATGTGGTAAAACAACTCAACTTCCCCAGTACATATTAGAATCTGAGATCGAGGCTGCCCGTGGAGCTTCATGCAGCATCATATGTACCCAGCCTAGAAGAATATCTGCTATCTCTGTTTCTGAACGAGTTGCTGCAGAACGTGGAGAACAAATAGGAGAATCT GTTGGCTACAAAGTGCGGCTTGAAGGAATGAGAGGGAGAGATACACGTCTTCTTTTTTGTACAACTGGTGTTTTACTTAGAAGGTTACTTGTGGATCGTAGTCTGAAGGGTGTGACTCATGTTGTAGTTGATGAGATTCATGAACGTGGGATGAATGAAG aTTTTCTGCTTATCGTCCTGAAAGATCTCTTACCTCGTCGACCTGACCTAAAGCTAATCTTGATGAGTGCTACTTTGAACGCCGagctcttttcttcttattttggtGGTGCACCAGCCATGCATATCCCA GGTTTTACATACCCTGTCCGAGCCCATTTCTTGGAGGATTTCCTTGAGAAGACTGGGTACAGGCTGACAGCATATAATCAAATTGACGATTATGGTGAGGAAAAGACATGGAAGATGCAGAAACAAGCtcaattcaaaaaaagaaaatccccGATATCTTCTGCTGTTGAG GATGCTCTTGAAGCTGCAGACTTCAAAGGATACAACTTTCGTACTAGAGATTCTTTGTCATGCTGGAGTCCTGATTCAATAGGCTTTAACCTCATTGAGAATGTGCTTTGTCACATCGTTAAAGGAGAGAGACCTGGTGCTGTTTTGGTATTCATGACCGGTTGGGATGATATAAACTCCTTAAAGAATCAGCTCGAAGCTCATTCTCTTCTAGGAGATACGAACAAAGTTTTGTTGCTTGCCTGTCATGGATCCATGGCCAGCTCTGAGCAG AGGCTGATTTTTGATAGACCTCCAGAAGGAATTAGGAAAATAGTGCTGGCCACCAATATGGCTGAGACAAGTATCACCATCAATGATGTCGTATATGTCATTGATTGTGGTAAAGCAAAAGAGACGTCTTATGATGCCCTTAACAATACCCCTTGTCTGCTTCCATCTTGGATTTCGAAGGCTGCTGCTCGCCAA AGAAGAGGTAGAGCTGGTCGTGTTATGCCTGGAGAATGTTATCACCTCTATCCTAGATGTGTCTATGATGCTTTTGCTGACTACCAGCAGCCGGAACTCCTTAGGACACCTTTGCAGTCTTTATGTCTACAAATTAAAAGCTTAAGACTTGGAAGCATTTCAGAGTTCCTGTCCAGGGCGTTGCAACCTCCTGAAGCATTATCT GTCCAAAATGCTGTTGAGTATCTAAAGATCATTGGGGCTCTTGATGACGATGAAAATTTAACAGCTTTAG GGAAAAATCTGTCTGTGCTTCCGGTGGAGCCTAAACTCGGAAAAATGCTTATTTTAGGGGCTATCTTCAACTGTCTAGATCCAGTAATGACCGTTGTCGCTGGTCTAAGTGTCAGAGACCCATTCCTTATGCCATTTGACAAAAAAGAT CTGGCAGAAACAGCAAGGTCCAAGTTCTCTGGCCGTGATTACAGTGATCATTTGACACTAGTTCGAGCATACAATGGTTGGAAAGCTGCTGAAAGAACACAGTCTGGGTACGAGTACTGCTGGAAGaactttctctcttctcaaacTCTTAAGGCCATGGACTCTATGCGGAAACAATTTTTCAATCTCCTCAAGGAGGCTTCTCTGATTGATAACATAGAAGGTTGCAGTAAGCTGAGTCATGATGATCATCTTGTCCGCTCAATCATTTGTGCTGGCCTGTTCCCTGGAATTTGTTCTGTTGTT AATAAGGAAAAGTCAATCACGCTCAAGACAATGGAAGATGGACAAGTGCTTCTATACTCA agTTCTGTGAATGGCAATGTACCAATGATTCCCTTCCCTTGGCTAGTCTTCAACGACAAAGTGAAAGTCAATTCTGTGTTCCTGCGAGACTCTACTGCTGTATCTGACTCTGTGCTTCTTTTGTTTGGAGATAAAATATCTTCCGGTGGATTT GATGGTCATCTCAAAATGCTTGGAGGATATCTAGAGTTTTTCATGAAACCTACTTTAGCATATACATACCTATCGTTAAAAAGAGAGCTCGACGAACTTATTCAGAATAAG CTTGTGAATCCAAAACTTGATATTCAACCATACGACAAACTTATGACTGCCATTAGATTACTTGTGTCGGAGGACCAATGTGAGGGAAGATTCGTCTATGGCCGGAAAGCTCTAAGCCCTACACCGACAAAGAAGTTAAAAGAAGTAGGGACTCAGCTGCAGAACAGCGGTGGTgaaaacaacaagaaccaaCTTCAGACATTGCTTGCCCGAGCAGGACACGGAACACCTGTGTACAAGACAAGACAGCTTAAGAACAACCAGTTCCGCGCTATGGTTACCTTCAACGGATTGGATTTCATGGGAAAGCCATGTGGTAGTAAGAAAAATGCGGAGAAGGATGCAGCTCATGAGGCTTTGTTGTGGTTACAAGGCGAGTCCAAGTCGAGTCTGAATGATCTTAACCACATGTCAATGCTgttaaagaagaacaaaagtaaaaaacccGCAAGGGCATCATCAGCTAAATGGGGTTAA